Genomic window (Phocoena phocoena chromosome 20, mPhoPho1.1, whole genome shotgun sequence):
GTGCTATGTACTGTGCTAAACCTTTTGCATGTAACTCCAATTTGGTATCACCATTATCATTCACCCGATTTTACAGAGAGgcaaattgaggcacagagaggctcagTAACCTTGCTAAGGGCAGAGCTGGATTTGTTTAACCCTATGCAACATGTTATGACAGCTGTTATTATGTATTGCTGCATGTCCAAGGTGGGTGTGTGTTGTGATATATACATGTCTACATCTGTGGATATGAAAGCTACACACTGACCGCCCCAATCAGGCGCTCAGAAAATCccctcttgggaattccctggcagtccagtggttaggaatcagtgctctcactgccgaggccccgggttcaatccctggttggggaaccaagatcccacaaaccatggagcacagccaaaaaaaaaaagaaagaaagaaaagcaaaaaagaaaatccccTCTTCACCAAGGCCTCCGCCAGACTGCCCTCAAGGATACATCCATGACAGCCACCATGCTGCGACATGTGTCAATGCCAAAACCATCAGTCTTCAGATCAGGATCTGTGGGATGCAGGTTGAAAGTCAGAGGCCAGAGATCACAGCTACCCCAGTCGCCATGCCTCTAAACCTGCCCTGTGTGTTGACCCCAGTCACTCACGTCGGGTCACGACTTTGTTGAGAATGTTCATGAGTTCTGTGGCACTGACCTCCATGTCCTAGGGGGAGAAGTTAGGAATGGGTCAGGGGTGACTGAAAGGGGTCTGGGCATGTCATGAGGGAGGATGGGAACTTTGGGATTGCCATGGTCGAATGTACATGTAAAGGGCATCCAGAGGGAAGGCATGGAAGGGTGAGGACACTTCTGGGGGCCCCAGGTTACTTACCTCTCCAGCCAGCTGGGCAAAGAGCCTCCGGAACTGCCGGACCTCCTCACTCTCATTGGCCTCGATGTTGGAGTAATGGGTGCGAGGGGGCTGCAGAGGGAGGAGATCTCAGAGCAGGTAGGGGGAGGGGTGCCCTGGCCAGGACAGCCTTAGATGGGAAAGTCAGAGTGGGCTGGGTGGCTGAGTGACCAATGAATGAGAGGTGGTCAATGAATAGGGAGTGGATATAGCTAAGTTTAAGGATGTTACAAGGGAGAGACTTAATGAGATAAATGTCATAAGGAGAAGTGTGGGGCTTCTTCAAAGGGACAAGGATGGGTGGGTCCTTGTCCCTTTGAAGAAGAGGGGTCTCCGATTGTGAAGGGTGGCTTACCGGGGGCTCTGGGTTGTACTGCGCAGCCGCCTCACTGAAGGGAAACAAGGGGCAGTTAGTGCCAGGGGGCGGGGCCTCCAACGGGCAGCACCAGCCCCCACACCCCaagcccccaacccccagctcgCCGCCCTACCTACCTGTTCCCTCTGCCCGCCACATCAGTCCTTGTCCTCACCTGTCCCTATCCTCGCTGCCCTGGTTGTGCCCCCACGGTAGGACCCCCTCTTGCCAGGACACACCCACGCAATGGCAGATTTCTCAGAAGACGGGAGCTCATTTCATAGAAGCTCGGCCCCAGCTTCCCGGGGCCCCACCCTCCTGGGTTCCACCTGTCTAGGAACCTGCTCCATCGCCACGGCTTCTGAACACTTGTGTCTTCCCAAGATCCCACCCCAGCTCCATTAGTTCTCACCCCTTTAAGGGATCACACTCAGTGGCCAAGACTAACGAGGCCCCTACCGACGCCCTGCCCTACCTCCACCaagacatttttctattttaaccaGCCAGTTCCCAGCCAGGCCCTGCCCCTTCAAGGACATTTCCCCTGTCCCATTACGGTTAGACCTCTTCTGGGCACACCTCATTGACCCACCTACGAGGGCCACGCCGCGCCCATAAGACTAGCCGTGCCCCCATGAAGTGATACCCAGCCTCACTGGCTCCGCCCCCTTAACGTTTGTCTCCAGGTTAGCGGAAGTAGGCCGCGCCAGCCCCATTAAGCCCCACCTCCCAAAGCCCATCAGATTGTGTCCCCACAACAGACTACTCCCATGTCAAGCCCCGCCCCCATGAACTCATCACGGTCGGTCCCCTCAAGGCCGGTCTCCTAGCCCAGTCCCGGCCCAGCCTAATTAAGGTTCCTGGTCAGTGTCCAGGTTACCCCACTCTATTCTGGCTGGTCAAGCCTCTtcctccaggccccgcccctcctcaGGCCCCGCCTTACCTAATGGCGCTAATGACCCCGCCCAGGATGCGCATGGCAGttccgccaccgccgccgcctccgccgcctcctcctccgccgccgccgccgccgccgccgccgctgatCAGGCCTCCGAGCACATTCCCTAGGCCCCCGCCCAGGCCCCCGCCTCCCCCGCCGCCTCCTCCACCCTTCAAGAACGAGTTAACCAGGAACATGGCTGTGACTCAAGATTCCTGAGGAGGGAAAAAGGGGTCAGGTGGCTGTCTCGTCCCTGAGCCCGCCCTTTCCCCCACAGAAATACGCATTTCTGACTGCTGGACTTGGGGGAGTGATATGAAGCCGCTAGGCGGAGACCTGTCCTCCGGCTGCGGCTTGAGGGTCCATTCGGGATGGGGTCTGGGCTTCTGGGGGAAGGGTCCGCGTCTGGCTTGAAGGACTCTGGGCTGAGTCTACGCATAGGCATCATTAAGCACCAGACACCGGCCAGGTCAAGTGGGGTTCTCGAGATGGGGGCCCCAAGCTGACTCTCGAATCTGAGATCCAGAGCCCTAAGACTGATTTAGGGGTTTGGGGTGGGTCGGGAGCGTGGATCAGAAATTCTCCGCCTGGAGGCTCCTGGAGCAGAGTTTAGTAAATCCAGAATGTGGGCTTGAGGGTTTAGGTACAACCAGCAGCGGGATTAGTCTCATCGCTGTGTCTGTGGGTTCGGGTCTAAGATATTGAGTGTGAGCCCCGGGGCCGGGATAACGGAGTCCCCGTTAGAATTGAGAGCACGGATCCAGGATCGTAGTCCTGGAGGCCACACCCAGGGCTGAATTTACGGGGTACCTCTCAAATCCATGGGCTTCTATTTTAGATCCtgagagggagggtggaagagTCCCCGGGGCGGGATAACTAGGGCCGGACAGATCTGGGGGTTCGAATCTGAGATCGTGGGTGTGGTGGACCCCTGAGGACAagatttgagcatcttttcgggTCTGGAGGCCTCCAGGGCCGGGTTTACAGAGTGCAGGGGGAGTCCGGACTGGGCGCTCACCGCCTCGCTCGCGCGTCGGCCGGTCCGCTAGTCTGTGCTGCTCTGGGGCCTCCTGCTGCGTCCGGCTTCGCAGGGAGGGGCGGGTGACTCAGGCGGAAGAGGCCGGATTAGGCACTTGCGGGGCGGCCCAGCGGCATCCGCACGGTCCTAGAGCCGACATTGAAACTGCGCGTGTGCCTGCGGGCCCCGCCTTCTGTAATGGGGCGCGGCCGCCCAGGCTCAGTCCTGCGTTTCCGGTGCTTAGCGTTCCGACACCCACCTGACAAAAGAGCTGAGATTTTTCCCTACACTTATTGGTTCCAGGTGCAGGCGCCCGGGGACGAGAACTCCGAGGTGACTTGAGGACTCGTCGTGCCCAAGGTCACCCCCTAGTGTTGTAGTGTGAATGTTCGCCCCAAAATCAGCCTCCACCCAATCACAGATGTGGTTTTCAGCCTCCTCGGAAAGGAAGGAACTCTTGGGACTCTTGGCACTTGTCGCCTATCCTAGCCTTGTCGCGACAAGCAGCAGTTGGAGGCCCCGAATTATGTTTGGCCCACAGTCCGGGGACAAGCGCCCGCATCTGTGGCGGGGATCCTGCGGCACAGCCCTGATGGCGTTCCAGTTCCGCCTACGATTTGGACTGTCTTGTGCCTTCTCCATCCACACCCCTTGGCCCCCTGAGTCAGGGTCACCAGAATCATTTTTCCTGGACGGGCCCAAAGTGTAGTCTCAGTCTTACAGTCTCTAAAGAGGGGCCCAGACAGAGGATGAGTCCCCTGGCCACAGCCTAGTTTCTGAGGCTAGATGTTCCCAAGGTCGGGTGATGGGCAGGGTGTGGAATGCAGCTGAGAGGGAAAATGGCAACTGAAGCCACCTTTGGGTATCTTTCCCTTGCTCTCTGCTTCCAACGTCCAACCTGTGAGGGCCCAGTACTTTTTCAGGGCTCCTCAGAGGGAGCTAAATCTGGCTcccccaggcagtctggctgtcTAGCCTTTAgcctctccctgggaagttggctcagcctgagtttgaatcctgactttgCCCTTAATAATTTGGGATCCCAAAACAGTGAGCTGAACAACGATCTCCTAATCTGTAAAGTGCAAACGAAGGTTTCCATGCCCCCACTTTCTAGGCCCCTATCAAAATTAAGCAGTAAATGCTTCGTAAATAGTAGCTATTATCCTCTGTGTCTCGCTC
Coding sequences:
- the CAPNS1 gene encoding calpain small subunit 1, coding for MFLVNSFLKGGGGGGGGGGLGGGLGNVLGGLISGGGGGGGGGGGGGGGGGGGGTAMRILGGVISAISEAAAQYNPEPPPPRTHYSNIEANESEEVRQFRRLFAQLAGEDMEVSATELMNILNKVVTRHPDLKTDGFGIDTCRSMVAVMDSDTTGKLGFEEFKYLWNNIKKWQAIYKRFDIDCSGTIGSSELPGAFEAAGFHLNEHLYNMIIRRYSDEEGNMDFDNFISCLVRLDAMFRAFKSLDKDGTGQIQVNIQEWLQLTMYS